A window of Vanessa atalanta chromosome 29, ilVanAtal1.2, whole genome shotgun sequence genomic DNA:
cctctcccagaGAATAtctatcacgctgctccaatgcgggttggtttcctcacgatgtttgccttcaccgccgagcacgagatgaattataaacacaaattgagctcatgaaaattcagtggtgcttgcctgggtttgaacccgaaatcatcggttaagatgcacgcttctaaccactgggccatctcggttctcttACGTGAAACTTGTACAGtaagtgtttatatttttatttctctttctttggttataagttttttttttaatgtggaaCAGCTATTTATCTCTCTCTCCCTTGAGTTTGCGTGTTTTGCGTGgcgcctattccaatggaagtaggaaaaaagataaacaaaccttagatttacatatttcatgcgattcgttaataactcagctatattgtgcactactaagagtataatgattaataaatctttctttgtttaatgcattttcactttaattttacttccaaaatttcgataacagtttcgtcgacgttcggaAAGCCACTTTCGCAAATAAATAGCGAATATATCAGATTTACTtaacaagctctcgaccaatgatatagcgttaattatgttgtttatttacctTTTGTCCTGTTGCGTTTGCCATGAACTATAGAAAAGTAGCACAAAATTCTCAAGATTACGATTTATCtcaacgttaaaaaaaaatctgtgaagtaaaaaacttttatactcCAAGAATGTATCTTTAATCATAACTTACAACTAAAATTAACAAACTGAACTTCGCTTAACGAATTCACACTTACGTTActgtacttaaataaaacaaaaaacagctACACCAAGTAGCTCTGAACGATAATTCagcataaactttatttataaaataaaggttGATTACGATATTTCTCTGGGACATTTCTCTAACCCGATACAGTGGACAGACACGCGGCGCGTCTGTTGATCGATCGATTATACGCTTCGACTTCGTAAGTCTATTTAAACATCGCTTTATGGTCGACTTTAATAGCAATTCAATGGCAGAAGGACTAAAGGTTAACAAACTTTTGATTGACATATTGCATGCGATTCTCTAACTCaactatttacttataatagaTCTCTTAAATACTCATATCCTTATAAAGTTCTGATGACTCAGCTCATGTTCAAAACGCCGATGTTCACGATACCACgtttaatcaattattagtTTAATGGTTGTGCTAATAGAGAAATTAATCCTTGCGGTTGGAATTaagcataattaaataaaaagagtgTCTTTATTAATCGAGATGACgtcatgtcaattcaaggtcactATAGTCGTCCTGCCATTGAAATCGACTCTACTAAGCGACGTCTTCAGAACATTCCGAAGGCCGtcgttaagtttatatttacaatgtcTCCGAATATAATGAGATAAGATTCTCTTCATAGCAATATTCGGTTAGATTATGAAAACTTTAATCGCAATTTGAGAACAATTCCAAGGTCATATTCGAACGCAACGAAAAATAATCATTGATATTCTCAAATTAGAAGCGGTTAAATACAAAACGATCTCACACACACAGGTGCACACGTGAAGCGTGTCGTTACACTGATAGCTTGGGTTCCGTATATTTacgcacaaataaaaaaaaatacaaaggttTATGAATTACGAGGcagaaaaaaataacgttaaagATTCATTGTGTTTGAGGAACATAAGCTTTCaaccaaaataatttcaatacattaaaattcttttagacatttttacataatttttgtaacataacaAAGGTGTTCAtaagtatctatttatattagtacaagtatataattataatttgtacaaaagttaacaaaatttataaaacaagcaAGATCAAAGAAAGCTGGAAGagagcaactactgagtttctttccgaaccagtagtagctttatatttaattcaacaatgtaaCAGGACGGTTCAAAAGAGCTTTtatgagcttacttgaataaagaacagTATGATTTCGATCATCCGCACACATATGTACTTAAAACCTTCTCTGAAACAAGATGTATCATCAAAGTtagttagtttatatatatttgtatatataactaataaagtTCTTCAACTGTGTGTATATACACCTCAGATAcgctttacaaaaataatacagcaATACAAACACTCTGAACTTAAATCAATGCTAAGTAAAGCGAACTTcaataagtatatttacattattaatattttaaaattaattctgtcAAAAAGTTTCATTAGtgttaaaaaagttaaactgTTCTGTTCGCGAattgtacaaattataataatataaatgtattagaaatttaattttataagttttatcgtCAAAATCAGTAAATTATTCTAGAAAGcacattaaaaaacataattaagtatttaatttaattatctgtgaGAATAAGATAGAACGTCACTTGTATTCTTAACTGACGCAAATTAAGGCGGGAAACGAaccttgataatattataaaaataaaacaagcaaaATCACTTTAGATATAGTCCgtcaataaagaaaatattaataaatggcgATTGATATGGCAATGTGTAGTGTGTGATTCACTCACACACTATTCGCGTCTCGTTCACCCTTTACGGTTAGAGGAAAAATGTTAGATAACAtatcagttaatattatttctcgtaaataaAGTAGTTTGTACTcaatataaattacacaataCTGAATAAATCAATATCATTCACAGAAAGTAGGacctaattgtaaataaatgaaatcagaaaaacatttttttttgctgacCATACTTTCAGACTTTTCGCCCTTTATCAATATTTCCTTTATTCGCGTGTTATAGAATACGGACCATGTTTACTAAGAAATGTTCCACAACCGTGGATCCTGAAATTGATACCAACATCACAAGACAGACATAAAGGGACAACGTGTTCATCACCatcttaactttaattaatacatatttattgctatttcaGATGGTACATTACCATGTCAAAACCTACCACTCCTTCCACAAATAAGGTAATtaagaaaaatctttattcaatgtgCTCTCAATCATttcaaaggtttttatttacaagaattaGTACGGTACCAAATGTATAATTACTATGTTACAATTCAGTCGCTCTGACCGGCCGCTTGACGTAGAAGTACATATATCTTTTCCTTTATCCAATCCTTGTTATACGGTGCGTATGTGTTCGTTGATTTTTGATAAACCAGACAGCTGAGATCTGCGAGCTggaaaaataaaagagaaaaagaTTAAAGTAACATCATGcctattaagatttttaaaactttctactataatatttatctaataaatagtatttgcaTCCCACAGACTTAACACAGTTAAGTCTCGCTTAAGGGAAAGTATGAGCGGTTGTTCCACCTTTGTTACTTGATTAGTCCGTTTCAGACAACCAATTTCATgatatattctacagccaatATTTAGTATAGGTTTGAAGGATGACTGAGAGTAACTAGTGTTCCTAgtggcacaaaggacataacatcttagttcccaaggttaacaTACTGATTGCATAATGGAAGCTACAGTAGCATTAAAAAAActtgtcttttttaattaatctagtCAGTGGAACATTTCAAGTGTGTCGCACTTTACACAATAGTTCTATGCATACATAAATCAAAAGTCGGGATATTCTAAGCAATCagaaattgttataattgtcatttttcaatttgaaaacAACATTATTACTTCATATTTAAGATGTGCACGCAATCATCTAATAAATCATTTGTTTTCTAATATCTTTTAGTGCCCAAatggtttgaaatatttttgaaaattttctgGTATCCTCTAGTAAAAGTGACCAAAACCAAAGTTCCCAAACCACACGGGGTTGGGTAATAGCAGTTATGAGTTTGTGCTCGTTACTAATGTGAACAAAACATAACAATTCAATTGGATCATGAATCAGAGAAATGAGAGTGTAACTGTGTATCtggcacacacttgtgcacttttTTATGACCTACGCAGTTGGCTTAGGAAATAAGCTATCAGCCGAGTTTCATAAGAAACAGTTGTTTTTTTGAGAAGTGAGAAACAATATGTCAATTGGCGTTTTTGGTGccgaaaattataaatttgatgaTTATAGCATAAAAACTATGAGCAACACTATCATGTATATGttgtatgtttgtattatattaattttttacctGATCGACGAAGTCAAACAACTGAGATATGTCATACGTTATAGTCGGCGTATTAGGATTTCTTCTCTTCAAATGTTCTTCATAGATCTTACAGACGCCTTCCATACAGTCGTTGACGCTCTCATAGTCCGAGTATGTTCTCGTCTCAGGCCTTGGTCCCGGTTGTACCAGTAAAATTGTGTGGGACTAAAATTATAACCTCAGTTAGCGccatttttttcaaacaaaaatttatatgtttttgacTCATATACTcaccattttttattaaattgtacacaaaatataaaattggtaaCACACTACACTTTGGATtaagttttaagtataatatcaaCGTACTTCGAGAAATATCTATTTTCAACGAACAAATCACAATCCGAGTTTGGTCGGTTTTCAGAAAGCCTGCGTTCAAAAACAAATGTACACAGATTAGAGATAATACTTgtttaacgtaaaaaataaaacttactgcGCTATTATtaggataatattaatataaaaaatatttattaattaaattgaaaattaaattgttccacatataaatagaaataaatttaaatttttcttttcactaaattattttcattataaaattttttgaaCGTAACCAGATTAAGATTcattttacgtttaattaagtataataatagaatctatttttctttttaattgtaatttctatatttttatatagtattaataaccaagtagacaaaaataaaatcataaatacatttcagtTAATTCTAGAAATATGTTTTCatcatatttaaacttaataatgtaGCAGAGGtagtatattaacatataacgaaacgtattatattataatttttagacatctgtttacaatataaattaattaagattaaagtcagacagacaaaataacaaagaattattgta
This region includes:
- the LOC125075043 gene encoding enhancer of rudimentary homolog, translating into MSHTILLVQPGPRPETRTYSDYESVNDCMEGVCKIYEEHLKRRNPNTPTITYDISQLFDFVDQLADLSCLVYQKSTNTYAPYNKDWIKEKIYVLLRQAAGQSD